From one Lycium barbarum isolate Lr01 chromosome 6, ASM1917538v2, whole genome shotgun sequence genomic stretch:
- the LOC132600005 gene encoding uncharacterized protein LOC132600005 produces MDSKLRLRDWAGLSDLILHSIFHKLSSISDCLRFSAVCKPWFFFVSKNCDILQQRMKSSSIEELPLLMIFANRGCNSFKSSLYSVAKDTKLLDLELPLPRTQRCCGSSHGWLAFQQHDRTNIYRYNPYRTSIYLYNPFSGETIHLPTLKFRVKKFILSKNPTTNPHNFEVAAISKSSSIAFILAILKPGRKTWIYKRPHASPHDMIYYNERFYVLTYGGGVLSMDNTTLNFEEIAPFNEKSDFKKFYLVKNTNNELLRVEISHPYYNKSSSKISKLIASPTTQNFVFEELDDLGDEALFLCRHSSMSVSASKFPGCESNYIYHMHYNDSQESPLKYYMDIINLQDGRFRSRYTFETSIADSLSCSDSPKLMPHLHSIYQNYFTSEGSNRYRKYIGHDNTTPPVLWIIPTPRFSS; encoded by the coding sequence ATGGATTCAAAGTTAAGATTAAGAGACTGGGCAGGGCTTTCTGATTTGATACTCCACTCGATTTTTCACAAGTTATCTTCCATCTCTGATTGCTTACGCTTTAGTGCTGTGTGTAAGCCATGGTTTTTCTTCGTATCCAAAAATTGTGACATCCTACAACAACGTATGAAGTCAAGTTCCATTGAGGAACTTCCCCTACTAATGATATTTGCTAATCGAGGATGCAATTCTTTCAAATCAAGCTTATATAGTGTGGCCAAAGATACAAAACTTTTAGACCTCGAATTACCATTACCTCGCACTCAGAGATGTTGTGGTTCTTCTCATGGTTGGCTGGCTTTTCAACAACATGATCGTACTAATATCTACCGTTACAATCCTTATCGCACTAGTATCTATCTTTACAATCCTTTCTCCGGTGAGACAATCCATCTTCCTACTCTTAAATTTCGTGTTAAGAAATTTATTCTATCCAAAAATCCTACAACCAATCCACATAATTTTGAGGTCGCGGCTATATCCAAGTCGTCCTCCATCGCGTTTATTTTGGCTATCCTAAAACCTGGTAGGAAAACCTGGATTTACAAGCGTCCCCACGCTAGtcctcatgatatgatatattataaCGAGAGATTTTACGTTTTGACTTATGGAGGTGGTGTTTTATCTATGGATAACACTACTTTGAATTTTGAGGAGATTGCACCTTTTAATGAGAAAAGTGATTTCAAAAAATTTTATCTCGTAAAGAACACAAATAACGAGTTGCTAAGGGTTGAAATATCTCATCCATATTATAATAAGTCATCAAGTAAGATTTCCAAGTTGATTGCAAGCCCTACGACCCAAAATTTCGTGTTTGAAGAGTTGGACGACTTGGGAGATGAAGCTTTGTTCTTGTGTCGTCATAGTTCAATGTCTGTTTCGGCTTCCAAATTTCCGGGATGCGAATCAAATTACATATACCATATGCACTATAACGATTCACAGGAAAGTCCGTTGAAATATTATATGGACATTATTAACCTTCAAGATGGCAGATTTAGAAGCCGTTATACTTTCGAGACATCAATTGCTGACagcctaagttgctcggactctccaaaattAATGCCGCACCTGCATTCGATATACCAAAATTACTTTACTTCTGAAGGATCCAATAGATACCGGAAGTACATAGGCCATGACAACACTACGCCACCAGTGTTATGGATAATTCCTACCCCAAGATTTTCTAGCTAG
- the LOC132600018 gene encoding uncharacterized protein LOC132600018: MDAKSRLRNWAGLSDLIVDLIFHKLSSISSCLRFGAVCKSWFSFVSKNYDILQHLIRSNSIEELPLLMICTDRKKFDISTSLYNVVKSKTIFDFKLPLLSDTWRCCGSSYGWLTIQHKLYLFIQLFNPFSGETIDLPSLECFAGKIIITKNPSIDRNTFEVAATVRAWQSHEGLAILKPGSNTWDFTCHQSSICDVIYYNERYYVVTDEGIVLTIDNTSLELKEIIQHRSIMESSDHSFIKNYLIKTTTDKLLRVQISFPRDNKPSSVKIFKFIASQSNTQRSTSEELDDLGDEALFLCDHCSISVSASKFSGCKANSIYYMDNGLPLELPGNHEYMIDIIHLQYAGGLNKRFSFTASTGGNIPALWIIPTPKLTYF; this comes from the coding sequence ATGGATGCAAAGTCAAGATTGCGAAATTGGGCAGGGCTTTCCGATTTGATAGTCGACTTGATTTTTCACAAGTTATCTTCAATATCTAGTTGCTTACGCTTTGGTGCTGTGTGCAAGTCATGGTTTTCCTTCGTATCCAAGAATTACGACATCCTACAACATCTCATTCGTTCAAATTCTATCGAAGAACTCCCTCTGCTAATGATATGTACCGATCGAAAAAAGTTTGATATTAGTACGAGCTTATACAATGTGGTCAAAAGCAAAACAATCTTTGACTTCAAACTACCGTTGTTGTCCGACACTTGGAGATGTTGTGGCTCTTCTTATGGTTGGTTAACTATTCAACATAAGTTGTACTTGTTCATCCAACTTTTCAACCCTTTCTCTGGCGAGACAATAGATCTTCCTAGCCTTGAATGTTTTGCCGGTAAGATTATTATAACCAAGAATCCATCAATAGATCGAAATACTTTTGAGGTAGCAGCAACGGTTAGGGCTTGGCAGTCTCACGAGGGGTTGGCTATCTTAAAACCTGGTAGTAACACCTGGGATTTCACTTGTCATCAAAGTAGTATATGCGATGTGATATACTACAATGAGAGATACTATGTTGTTACTGATGAAGGCATTGTTTTAACTATAGACAACACTAGTCTGGAATTAAAGGAGATTATTCAACATCGGTCAATTATGGAGTCAAGTGATCATTCTTTCATaaaaaattatctcataaagACTACAACTGACAAGCTGCTAAGGGTTCAAATATCTTTTCCAAGAGATAATAAGCCATCAAGTGTTAAGATTTTCAAGTTCATCGCAAGCCAATCAAACACCCAACGATCCACGTCTGAAGAGTTGGACGACTTGGGGGATGAAGCGTTGTTTTTGTGTGACCATTGTTCCATATCTGTTTCGGCTTCCAAATTTTCGGGATGTAAAGCCAATTCTATATACTATATGGACAATGGCTTACCCCTTGAGTTGCCAGGAAATCATGAATACATGATAGACATCATTCACCTTCAATATGCAGGCGGCCTCAACAAACGTTTTTCATTTACGGCATCAACTGGTGGCAACATACCAGCATTATGGATAATTCCCACCCCAAAACTTACTTATTTTTAG